In Candidatus Methylomirabilota bacterium, the genomic stretch CTTTTCGACCCAACACCTTTCTGGAGATTAACTCGTCAAGCTTATGGTATGGCCGGTGCTGAAGAACTCGCTCCGCCAGCTCTGGGCCCATCCCAGGGAGCTGCTTAAGTTCCCGAATCGACGCCGAGTTAAGATCAACCTTATACGGTGTCGACTTGATCGCGGTAGTGCTTTCCTCGGCCGCTACGTTCCGTCCAGACCCGTACCAAGCTGTCATAGTGACGAAGGCCGTAAAGACCATCGTCATCCCCGCGATCATAAGCGCGATCTTCTTCATCACCGAGAATCCAATACAGAGAAAAAAAATTGGGGTCAAGCCGCACGACCGATTAGTACCAGTAGGCTGAGCGCATTCCTGCGCTTACACGTCTGGCCTATCAACCTTGTGATCTACAAGG encodes the following:
- a CDS encoding helix-hairpin-helix domain-containing protein, with the protein product MVFTAFVTMTAWYGSGRNVAAEESTTAIKSTPYKVDLNSASIRELKQLPGMGPELAERVLQHRPYHKLDELISRKVLGRKEFARIKERIRVNPTQAGNSMP